A window of Cryptomeria japonica chromosome 3, Sugi_1.0, whole genome shotgun sequence contains these coding sequences:
- the LOC131066814 gene encoding (Iso)eugenol O-methyltransferase, translating into MEAHLQLYEIMLSAAKPMALKAAVLLNIPQIMATHGRENSLSVVEIAQHISASTKDKVPQKENLSRILRLLASCGVFTEDVDEQTKQMKYGLNSVSKLLVKEENRDSCEPFLRLVTEKVYVDPQHHFHDAVLEGCHPFIKVHGMSPWEYVGTNAEANNLFNQALACHTKDIMASVVKMYDGFRSVRTVVDLGGGLGSALSVIVAQYPHIQGINFDLPHVIATAPLISGVEHIGGNLFDKIPCGDIVFMKSILHDWDDDHCIKMLKKSYEATPKDGKVLIIDAVIDGSQGSVNQLGLLFDIHMMIYTMGGKERSEEEFSQLFFKSGFKSYNIMKLPFLQVLIEVCKS; encoded by the exons ATGGAAGCCCATCTCCAGCTTTATGAGATAATGCTTTCTGCTGCAAAGCCCATGGCTCTCAAAGCTGCTGTCTTGCTTAACATCCCACAGATTATGGCTACACATGGCAGAGAAAATTCTCTCTCTGTGGTTGAAATTGCTCAACATATTTCTGCCTCCACAAAAGATAAGGTTCCACAGAAGGAAAACTTGTCTAGGATTCTGAGATTGCTGGCTTCTTGTGGGGTCTTCACTGAAGATGTAGATGAGCAAACCAAGCAAATGAAATATGGGTTGAACAGTGTTTCAAAATTGCTAGTGAAGGAAGAAAACAGGGATTCCTGTGAGCCATTTCTGAGGTTGGTGACAGAGAAAGTTTATGTGGATCCTCAACACCATTTTCATGATGCTGTGCTGGAAGGGTGTCATCCCTTTATCAAAGTCCATGGCATGAGCCCATGGGAATATGTGGGTACAAATGCTGAAGCCAACAATCTTTTTAACCAGGCCTTGGCCTGCCATACAAAAGATATCATGGCTTCTGTGGTGAAGATGTATGATGGGTTCAGGAGTGTCAGAACTGTGGTGGATTTAGGTGGAGGACTGGGCTCTGCATTGTCTGTTATAGTTGCTCAATATCCACACATTCAGGGCATTAACTTTGACTTGCCGCATGTCATTGCAACTGCACCTCTCATATCAG GAGTGGAGCATATTGGTGGAAacctgtttgacaaaattccttgtGGAGATATAGTTTTCATGAAG TCAATTTTACATGATTGGGATGATGATCATTGCATAAAAATgttgaagaagagctatgaagcaacACCAAAAGATGGGAAGGTCCTAATCATTGATGCAGTAATTGATGGTTCCCAAGGAAGTGTAAATCAACTAGGATTATTGTTTGACATACATATGATGATCTATACTATGGGTGGAAAGGAGAGAAGTGAAGAAGAATTTAGCCAATTATTTTTCAAATCGGGATTTAAGAGCTATAATATCATGAAACTACCTTTTCTCCAAGTTCTTATAGAAGTTTGTAAGTCTTAA